The sequence CAACCATTACACACATGAGGGCAACGGTTTTGTGTTTAATATAACGTACGGCGAAAATTTTGTTGAAACCATTTTAAAGTCCGAAAAAATTTTCAGAGATAAAGCGTCTTGGAGTCCGCTTATGCAAAACGCTTTTAACAGCAATTTTTCATGGGATAATTCCGTTATTGAATATATAAAGATGTATAAAAACATTCTTAAGGCAAAGAGGTAATCTTATGAATGAAAATGCTGCGGTAAAAGCTTGGTCAAAGGTTGTTAAATTTTTTGCGCTTGCAGCGTTTTGCGCGTTTAGTGTTTTATTTGCGGATCATTATTACCGCGTTGATAAATACGCCAAAGATATGTCGGAAAATCTTGCAATAACGGTTTTTTTAAATAAGAATGTTAATAATTCAAACGATGTTGCGTCCGCAATTGAAAGTTTAGGATATGTAAACGTTAACGAATATGTAAGCGCGGAGCAGTCATATTACAGAGCCGTGAAAAAAAATCCTTTCCTTAAAGACGTTTCCGTTCCGGGAGATAAAGATTCCTTTGCCGCTTATTTTAAAGTTTCTCCCAACATTCTTCCCACGGATCAATTTTTAATAGTTGTGCGCAACGCCATGGCGCAAATTACGGGGGTAAACGATGTTGTTTACGACGCGGACGGATATAAAAAATACATTCAGGCTAAAAGAACTTTAGAGTTGTATGAAAAAATAAGTTTGATATTTGCTTTAACTATCTTTGCGCTTTTTATTATTAAAATTTTATTTTTATATTACGGTAATAATGTCGGCGCAAAAAAACTTTCCAAGGATTTTGTTATTTATTTATTGTCTGCCGCCGCCGGATTTTTGGCGGTGTGGAGCGCGGGTATTTTTGTATTTTATCCTCTTTTAATAAAAGAAGCGGCGGTGTTTGGCATAATTGCAGTTACCGCGGCTTTAGGAATAATTTTCAAAGATTAAAATGAAAATAAGAATTGTTGCATTTACGTTTGCATGTTTGTTTTTTTTCTGCTGCGAGGTTTTTGCCAAGCAGGCGGGCGTTCAGTCGCAGTCTGCACAGCTTTCCGACGTAAACAAAAAAATTCAGGCCAAAAAGCTTGAAAAAAACAAACTGATGCTTCAGGAAAAAAATGTTAAAAGAGAACTTAAAAATCTTAACGATTCAATAGCAAGAAACGAAAAACGCCTTCAAAAAATATCGGGCGATATAAAAATTGCGGAAGGCAATCTTGCGACCGCTTCAAAACAGTATAACAACGCTTTTGCAAAAAGTGCCGAAGTAAATAAAAAAATGCGCGCCGAGCTTGAACTTTTTCACAAGCAATCAATGTCTTTGTCTTATGAAACCGACCCCGTGGAATATAAGATACGAAAAAACGCGCTTGAGGCAAAAAAAGCTAATTTTGAAAAAGAAAGAATAGCGGCGTCTGTATCTGCCGCCGCCGTAAAAAAATGGAACGACGCAAAAAAAGAACTTTTGCGGCTGCAAGATCAGGAAGACTCTCTTGCGGCAGAGAAAAGAAATCTTATAAAAGAAAAAAACGAGCTTCTAAAAACTACGGCCGGAAAAAGAGCCGAAGCCGAAGAAGAAATTAAAACGTTAAATGAAAACGCTAAAGCTCTTCAGGCTCTTATAAAACAGCTGTCGTCTTCTAAAAGAAAAAAAAGCAATGGAACCGTTATCCGAGCGTCAACGCCGAAACATAAAAAAAATCTTCCGTGGCCTGTTGAGGGGAAAGTTGTTGCGCAGTTCGGCAAGAGTAAACATCCTGAAATGGATACATATATTATAAGCAACGGCATAAAAATTAAAGCTTCTGATTATGCCAAAGTTAAAAGCGTAGATTCGGGAACTGTTATATTTGCAGGCAATTTCCGTTCTTACGGAAAAGTTGTTATAATAGATCATAACGACTCAACTTTTAGCGTTTACGGGCAGTTAGATAAAATACTTGTTACGGACGAGCAGAAAGTTTCAAAAGGTTCAACGCTTGCGCAGCTTGGCGCCGGTCAGGAAAATGTTTTGTATTTTGAAATCAGAAATGAAAACATTGCTGACAATCCAATGCTTTGGCTTAAATAAAGCTAAATAGAATTATATCGGAGAATTAAATGAAAATTGTAAGAGTAAAAATTTTGTCCGCTGTCTTAATTATTTCTTTGTTTTGCGCAGGTTCTGTTTTTGCCGCGGACGAAACATATGAGAAACTTAAAACCATGATAGACGTTATGGAAATTATTAACGTCAACTATGTTTCCGAAACAAAAAGCGCGGATTTGGCGGTAGGGGCAATTAAGGGCGTTGTAAGAACGTTAGATCCGTTTTCTCAATACATGGAAGAAAAAGCTTACAAAGATATGAAAAACGAAACCGAAGGAAACTACAGCGGCGTAGGTTTGCGAATTATGGAAAAAAACGGATTTATTACTGTTGTTTCGCCGATAGTTGGAACGCCGGCTTTTAAAGCCGGAGTTTTACCGGACGACAGAATTATAAAAATAGATAAAAAGTCGGCGCAGGGCATGTCTACAAACGAAGCCGTAGATTTAATGCGCGGAAAAGCCGGCAAAAAAGTTAAAGTTATCATACGGCGCGATAACGTTGTTGAAGATTTGGTTTTTGACCTTGTCCGCGAGAAAATAAAAATAGAAACCGTGCGCTCAACTATGCTTGAAGAAAATATAGCTTACATACGCCTTAGCGAATTTAACGCTCAAAGCGCGGCGGATGTAAAAAAAGAGCTTTCGTCTCTAAAAAAAGAGGGCGCTCAAGCCGTAATTTTAGATTTAAGAAATAATCCCGGCGGACTTTTGGATTCCGCAATAGACATAATAAGCGCATTTGTAAAAGAAAAAACGCTTGCTCTTACCACAAGAGGAAGAGTGGAAGGTTCCGAGAAAAAATATTACACGCACGGCGTCGCGGAATTTGCAGACATTCCTTTTATAATTTTGGTTAATAGAGGCTCTGCCTCGGCTTCGGAAATAGTTTCCGGCGCTTTTCAAGATTTTAAAAGAGCTTTAATAATAGGGCAAAACACGTTCGGCAAAGGAAGCGTGCAGACAATATTTCCTCTTTCCGACGGTACCGCGTTAAGGCTTACAATTGCAAAATACTATCTGCCGTCAGGAAGACCTATTAACCGCTCCGACGATGTTAACGCTAAAAACGGAATAACGCCGGATATAGAAATAAAAGTTTCAATTGAAGACGAAATAAAACTTTATACGCAGGCGGATATGGTGTTTGCCAAAGATAGCGAAAAAAAGAGCGATGTAAAAACCGATGATAAAAATAAAGTTGAAGACGAGGCTTTAAAGAAAGCAATTGAAATTATCAAAGCAGGTAATGTTGCGGCCGAAATAGAAAAATCCGCAAAACAGAATAGTAAAAAATAAATAAGCGGAGATTGTTGTGTCCGAAAAAGAAAAAAGAAAAGAAAGTTTTGTAATTAAAATTTATATAGTAATTTTGTTTTTGCTGGGCGTGGGAGTTTGGCTTTCAGTTCATCCGGACAGCAAAGAAAAAATTTCTCTTGACGTAGAGCTTAACAAAAGAGTTGTTAACGCGCTTGTGGCAAACGGCATAAAACAGGAAGATATTGTAAGCGAGTATCAGCGCGAAAGAGATACTTCGCGCGCGTCGTGGATAGAATTTTACAAAACGATAAAACTCCAAAAAGGCAAAAGCGCGCAAAGTTTTGAAACAGGTTTAAGAAGCGTGGCGCGTTCGGTAAAAGTAGGGTTGCAAAAAACAGAAAATTCGCAGGAAGGTTCCGTTACATATAAATTTTTTGATAAAAACAGAAGTTATTCCAACGTAACTTTTATAAGTTTTCCAAACATAAAATAGGTAAAAACTTTGAATATATTAGCGATAGAAACTTCATGCGACGAAACGTCGGCTTCCGTAGTTTCAAACGGAACGGACGTTAAGTCTGCAATTATATCGTCGCAAATTGCCGTTCACGCTAAATTTTTCGGCGTTGTTCCGGAACTTGCAAGCCGAGAGCATATAAAAAATATAAATCCTGTAATTGCGGCTTCTCTTAAAAAGGCGGGGTTTTCTTTTGACAATATAGACGCTATAGCTTTTACCTCGGGGCCGGGTCTTGCGGGCGCGCTTCTTGTTGGCGCAACGGCGGCTAAAACCCTTGCGTCCGTTTATTCAAAGCCGTTAATTCCCGTTAACCATCTTGAAGGACATCTCTATTCTTCGTTTATAGAAAATAAATCACTCCGTCCGCCTTTTTTAAGCGTGATAATTTCCGGCGGGCATACCGAACTTATCGTTGTGCAAGATTTCGGAAAATATAAAATTTTAGGCGCTACAAGAGACGATGCCGCCGGCGAAGCTTTTGATAAGGCGGCTAAAATGTTAGGCTTGTCTTATCCCGGAGGGCCGGTTATAGATAAAAGAGCCGCCGACGGAAATCCTGAAGCCGTGCATTTTACAAGACCTTACTTAAAAGGAAGCTGGGATTTTTCTTTCTCCGGAATTAAAACGGCTTTGTTAAACTACCTCAAACAAAACCCCGTTAAAAACGAGCGGTATATAAACGACATTTGCGCTTCTTTCAGAGCGGCAATAGCCGAAACTTTATGTTTTAAATCTTTTGAAGCCGCAAAAACTTTTGGGCTTAAAAGAATTGCTCTCGGCGGCGGCGTGTCTTCCAACGCTCTTATAAGAAAATTATTTTTAGACGTAGGCAAAAAAAATAAAATAGAAGTTTTTATTCCTTCGTCGCTATATTGCACTGACAATGCCGCCATGATAGGCTGTGCGGCGTATTTTAAGCAGCGCGTTTTGGGGTTTAAATATAACGCGCAGCAATTGAAATCTTCTTCGTCTTTACAGCTTACGAATTGGAAATAAACTTTATTTATGAAAATTAAAATAGGGAATGTAACGCTTGATAATAATATAGTTCTTGCGCCTATGGCGGGAATAAGCGATTTTCCCGTAAGACTCTTGGCGAAAGCCGGAGGAGCGGGCCTTGTATATACCGAGATGGTTTCCGCTAAAGCTTTACTTCACGCCGACGCAAAAACAAGAAAACTTCTTTACAGCGAGAAAAAAGAAAAGCCGGTTGCCGCGCAAATTTTTGGGGCAGACGCTTACAGCATGGGCGAAGCCGCAAAAATAATAAGCGGTTTAGGCGCTGATATAATTGACATAAATTTAGGATGCCCTGTTAAAAAAATTGCAAAAGCCGGAGCGGGGGCAAAGCTTTTATCAAACGCGTCGCTTGTGGCGAAAATTCTTGAAAGCGTAGTTGCAAATTCAAGCGTTCCGGTGACGGTTAAAATAAGAATAGGTCTTGTTCCCGGGCAAAATGTGGCTCCTGAAATTATAAAAATAGCGTATGAAGCAGGTATAAAAATGGTTGCCGTCCATGCGCGTCCCGCCTCGCAGGGACATTCGGGAGATCCTGATTTAGACGCTTTTGCGAAATCCTGCGACGGGGCAAAAATTCCCGTTTTTGGAAACGGCGGTATTACGGACGAAGAAACGGCGGAAAAATTTTTAAATATTTCAAACTGTTGTGGAATTATGATAGGACGCGGGGCGATAGGTAATTACGATATTTTTAAAAGGCTTGAAAAGTATTTTGCTTCCGGTAAAATACAAAAAATCCCTTCTGCAAAAAAGAAAATATCATGGTTTAAACGCCACGCAAAACTTTCCGTTAAACATTACGGCGAGAAAAGAGGTTTTGTGCTTATGAGAAAAACCGCTCAATATTATATAAAAGGGCTTCCCGAAGCCTCAAAAATAAGAGATATGTTTAATAAAATTGAAACGTTTAAAGAGTTTGATAAAGTTTTAGAGATTTTAGAAAATTCTGCAAAATGATATAATTTACAAAATGCATTTAAGGAGTATTTATGAATAAAGATTTATTTAACGAAAATCAGGAAACTTTTGTTTCTCCAAACGCTAAAGCTTTTGTAGTTGTGCCTAATCTTCCGGAAATTCTTTCTCCGCTTCTTGCCATAGCAAATAACGTTTGGTGGTGCTGGAACTCCGACGCCGTAGAACTTTTCAGAAGACTTGACAGAGATTTGTGGGAAGAAACTTATCATAATCCTAAAGCTATGCTTGGCATGATAAAACAGGAAACTCTCGCCGCGCTTTCCGAAGACGACAGTTTTGTGTCTCACATGGAAAGAGTAAAAGGCGAACTTGATAAATATATGTCCATGAATACTTGGTATCACGATTCGTGTTCGGATTACGCCGATATGAAATTTGCGTATTTCTCCACGGAGTTTGCAATACATGAAAGCCTTCCGATTTATTCCGGCGGGCTTGGAATTTTATCGGGCGACCACTTAAAATCCGCAAGCGATATGGGTTTGCCGCTTGTGGGCGTAGGACTTCTTTACAGATACGGATATTTTAAACAGTATTTAAATTCCGACGGAATACAGCAGGAAGAGTATAACGAAAATCATTTTGAGCTTATGCCTCTTGAGCTTGTTAAAGATAAAAAGAACGAACCGCTTATAATAACCATAGATATTCCTAAAGAAAAAATTTCCGCGCGGGTTTGGAAGCTTCAAGTCGGAAGAGTTCCTCTGTATCTTTTGGATACCGATTTCAGTAAAAATTCAAAAGAGGTAAGAGAGATAACCGGCGAGCTTTACGGCGGCGATAGAAATATGCGCATTCGTCAAGAAATTTTGCTTGGCGTGGGCGGAGTAAAACTTCTTAAAGCTTTAAATATAGACCCGGGCGTAATACATATTAACGAAGGTCATTCGGCTTTTTTGCTTCTTGAAAAAATGAGGGAGTACATAGAAGACGAAGGGCTTTCTCAGGCAGAAGCGTTCCAGCTTGTGCAAAGCGGATGCGTGTTTACAACGCACACGCCTGTTCCGGCGGGAAATGAAATTTTCGGCGCGGATCTTGTTACAAGATATTTTGAACCGATGTATAAAAAACTGGGTTTTTCCGCAGAACAATTTTTAGCGCTCGGATCGTTTCCGGCAAAAAATTTGAAGATGGGAAATCCTTCGGATTTTTCTATGACCATTCTTGCTTTGAAAATGACAAACAAAGCAAACGGCGTCAGCAGACTTCACGCTACCGTTGCAAGAGAAATGTGGTCGGGCATATGGCCGGGTTTGCCCAGAAAAGAAATTCCGATAACGCACATAACAAACGGCATACATACAAATACGTGGATATCTTACGAGTTTGCCGGACTTTTTGACAGATATCTCGGCGCGGCGTGGAAAGACGAGCCGGCGGATCATACAATATGGCAGAGAGTGGCTCATATTCCCGATGCGGAACTTTGGAGAAGTCATGAAAGAAGAAGAGAAAGGCTTGTGTCTTTTGCCAGAGCGCGCCTTAAACACCAGCTTAAGCGCAGAGGTCTTTCCGAAATTATGTCAAGTTACGCCGACGAAGTTTTAGATCCGGAAGCGCTCACAATAGGTTTTGCGAGAAGATTTGCTTCCTATAAACGCGGCAATTTAATTTTTAAAGATTTGGAAAGAATTAAAAAAATTATTACCAGCAAGGAACACCCCGTCCAAATTATTATCGCCGGAAAAGCGCATCCGCAAGACGGCGTTGGAAAAGAAATAATAAAACAGATAGTAAGCCTTGCAAACGATCCCGAACTTAAATATAAAGTAGTGTTTTTGGAAGATTACGATATGAATGTGGCGCACTATCTTGTGCAGGGCGCCGACATATGGCTTAATAATCCTCTGCGTCCGGAAGAAGCGTCGGGAACGAGCGGTATGAAAGCCGCGGTTAACGGAGCTTTAAATTTCAGCGTTTTAGACGGCTGGTGGTGCGAAGGATATAACGGTGACAACGGTTGGACTATAGGTTCTATAGACGAATATTCCGACAGAGAGTATCAGGACGAAGTTGAAAGCAAAGCCATTTACGACACTCTTGAAAAAGAAATTGTTCCGCTGTTTTACGCCAGAGGCATAGACGGCATTCCAAGAGGCTGGACAAAGAAAATGAAAATGTCCATGCAAACGCTCGGACCCGTTTTCAACACAAACAGAATGATTGAAGAGTATGCTAAAAAGTTTTATATAACTTCGGCGCTTTCGCATGAAAAATTGAAAAAAAATAAATTTGAAGCGGCTAAAAAGAAAGCCCAGTGGCTTATAAACGTGCGCAACAACTGGAAAGACGTTCACGTCGTAAAAGTTGAAGATAACATAAACGGCGAAATAAGCGTTTTCGGCGATATGTCTGTTACAGCGAGGGTTTATATAGGCTCTTTAAATCCTGAAGACGTCAGCGTTCAAATTTTCAGCGGTTTTATAAATTCAAAGCAAGTTGTAAGCTCTCAAGAAACTTATGAAATGAGGCTTGTTTCAAAAGAAGGCAACGATTTTATTTTTGAAGGGAAGGTTTTTGCCGACAAAGTCGGACGCTGCGGATATACCGTTAGAATTCTTCCGCAATGCGGCGGAGAAGTGCAGTATATATCCGAACTTATAAAATGGCAATGAAAAAGAAGATGAGATGTTAGGAAGATAGGAAGTTAAGTAACGGCGAGCTATATGGAGTAGTAAGGAGTAAATTTTGTTAATTCCGCTTTTTACTATTTATATTTCACTTTGTGTTTAAAAATGAGCTATGAATTTTTAATATTTGATTTAGACGGGACGCTTGTAGATTCGCAATACGATTTGACTACGGCCGTAAATTTAATGAGGAAAGATTTTGGACTTGCGCCTTTTCCCGTTGAAAAAGTCAGTTCGTATCTCGGAAGCGGCGTGAATGCTTTAATAGCAAAAGTTTTGCCTGAAAAGCCAGATAATGTAAATGAAGCGCTAAGGCTTTTTACGGAGCATTACAAAAAGCATTTGCTTGACACTACAAAACTTTACGATGGCGTTAAAGAAACTCTTGAAAAATTAAAAGATAAAAAAATAGCGTTGCTTTCAAATAAAACAGAAATTTTTTGCAGAGAAATTTTAACCCGTTTGGACATTGCAAAATATTTTTGCGAAATTTTCGGCGGAGATAGTGCCGGCGTAAAAAAACCAGATCCGAAACCTATTTTAGATTTAATAAAACTTAGCAACGCAGATGCGCGTAAAACGGTTATGATAGGCGACAGTGCGAACGATTTTAAGGCGGCAAAATCTGCAAACGTAGATTCTATAGCGGTTTCATACGGATATTTAAATTTAGAGGGAATAAAAACTTTTTCTCCGACCTACATAGTTAATAAGTTTGACGAAATAATAAAAATAACAGAGAAGCAAGGAGGGAAGAGTGTTTATAGTAAAAATACTTAAAGATATTTTTAAAGTTCTTCAAACCGACGTGTCACCCAATCAGGTTGCGTTCGGCGCGGCGTTAGGAATTTTTCTCGGTTTTGTTCCCGGAGTTTTGTGGAAGTGCATATTTTTCTTTTTAATAATGATACTGCGCGTAAATATCGGCGCGGCGTTTGTTTCGTGGACGGTGTTCGGGCTTGTAGGTCTTTTGTTAGATCCGATAGCGGATAAAATAGGGTACTTTATTTTAAATTTAGGTTTTCTTTTTAATTTATTTACTTCGCTTTATAACGCAGATATTGTTCCGTTTACAAAATTCAACAACACGGTGGTTATGGGCAATCTTGCCCTTGGCGTTATTCTTTTTTACCCTGCGTATTTCTTCTCGAAAAAATTCATACTTTATTACAGATCTCACTGGCGTGAAAAAATTGCCAAATGGAGAATAGTAAAACTTCTTACGGCAAGCTCAATTTCTTACACGATTTTTAAATAGGCGGTATAAAAATGAAAATATTCAGAACGGCTTTTGTAATTCCTGCTGTTATAATAGTAGTTTTAGTGTGGGTTTTCTTCGCGTTTTATTTTGATTTCTATTTAAAGAAAGGAATTATTGCCGGCGGCGAAGCGGCGTTTGGCGCGAAAGTTGAAATAGGCTCTCTTAACACTACGTTTACAAAACTTTCAATAAATATAAACGCAATGAAAATAGGCGATAAAGACGACGAGTTTAAAAATCTTGCCGATATTGACAATATAAATTTTAAAGTCAGATTTATTCCTCTTTTGTCAAAGAAAGTGATAATAGACAACATGAGCGTTAGCGGGTTTAAATGGTCAACCGCAAGGAAAACTTCGTGCAAGCTTCCGGAAAAAAAGAAGAAGAAGAAGTCCGATGAAAACAGCTTGCTTGCCAAAACCATGAAACAGATAAAAGATAAATCCGAAGCGGAATATAACGCATTGCCGTCAGTGCAAAAATTCGGCGAAATACAAGAGCAGATAAAGGATTTTTCGCCGGAAGGCGCTATAGATATGGCGGGCATAAAATCCGTCGGCAAACTTAAAGATTCTTATGTTGGCTTAATGGGTAAATACGATTCTTACTCAAAAACCGTAAACGGTCTTGACACTCAAAAGCAGATTGATTCCGTAAAAGAATCTATAGATAAACTTTCAAAAATAAGCGTTAAAACTCCGGCGGACATTGCTGTTTTGCGCGAAAATATTACGCTTCTTAACGAACAAAGAAAATCGCTTGAAACCACATATAACGATTTAAAAAATGTGCAAGCAGGTTTGTCAAAAGATATTGCAGACCAGCAGAAAGCGCTTAAAGATGTAAATGCGCTGATAAATCAAGACGTTGACAATATAGCTTCAAAACTATCTATTCCGTCGCTTGATTTTAAAAATGTCAGCAGAACGCTTTTCGGCGATGTGTGGGTAAATAAAGTTGACTCTGTTCTCTATTATATGAGTATAGCCAGAAAGTATATGCCGCAAAAATCCGAAGAAGATAAGAAAAAAGCTCAAGCGCAGGAAAGATTAAAAGGAAGAGAAATAACTTATCCTTTGAAGGGAACGCTTCCGTCTTTTTGGATAGCAAATATTTCCATGTCGGGAACATCCGGCGGAGAAGGTAAAGATATTCCAAACCCCGTAAGCTTTAGAGGCGTTGTGCAAAATATAACTTCCGATCAAAAACTTATAGGTAAAGCCATGACTTTTGAGCTTTACGGAGATAATACAAACCAAACTTTTAAAATCAACGGCAAGTTTGACCGTCTTGGAAATGTCGCGCAAGATGTTATAACGGTTGTTATGGACGGCGTAGATGCCGCCGCTCTTGGGGTTGCGGATACGGATTATACGCCTTCGTTTGCAAAAGCGAAAGCTAAAATTAATGCGGAATTTGCTTTGAAAGGAAACGATTACACAACTAAAGCCGGAGTTGTTGTTACGGGTTTAACTTATGACGCGGCTTCTAAAAATTTTAGCGGCGCCAACGCAGCTACCGTAAAATATGTAAACGCTTTGTGGAACGGCATAGATTCCGTAAGCGTTCAGGCGAAAACGGAAATTATTGAAAATAAAGGTTTTAACATGAGTTTCACTTCCAACATAGATTCTCTACTTGGTTCAAGATTTTCAAATATTATAAACTCTGCCGCAGGAGACGTAAAAGATAAAATAAGACAGGAAGTTACAAGCTATGTAAACGATCAGAAAAAAGTTCTTCAGTCTGATGCGGATAAATATAAATCCGGACTTCAGTCGGAACTTGAGCCGAAACTCAGAGATGTTCAGAAACAAATTGACGATGCGAAATCGTTGATAGCGCAGAAAGAAAACGAGATTAAAAAACAAGCCGTTTCTTCTTCAGGGCTTGGGTCTTTGTTTTCAAAATAAACGGCAGACTTTATAAAACGGGGCGTCTTTGAAGAAAGACGTCCCGTTTTTTTTATTTACTCTTGATACCCCAATGGGGTATATACTATAATATAATCATGAAAGAAAAATATAACATAACGGGAATGAATTGCGCCGTTTGCAGCGGGCATGTTCAAAAAGCCGTATCAAAACTTATCGGGGTTAAAAACGCCAAGGTAAACTTGTTGCAAAATTCCATGTCTGTGGAATATGACGAAAGTAAAACCGGAAAAGAAATTATAATACAAGCTGTTAAGAAAGCCGGATATGGCGCTTCTTTGCAAGCTTATGTTTCCCAAGCCAATACTGTTGAACTTGCCGAAACCGAGAAAACAAAAAAACAGCTTGTATGGTCCGTAATATTTTTAATTCCGCTTTTATATTTATCTATGGGGCACATGGTTGGGCTGCCGGAATTGAATTTGCTCTCTTCGCATCATAATTTTTTGTATTTTGCTCTTGCCCAGTTTTTGCTTGCGCTTATCATAGTTTTTATAAATAGAAATTATTTTCAAAGAGGTTTTAAAAGTTTAATAAATTTAAATCCTACGATGGATTCTCTTATAGCTA is a genomic window of Endomicrobium proavitum containing:
- a CDS encoding TIGR03545 family protein — protein: MKIFRTAFVIPAVIIVVLVWVFFAFYFDFYLKKGIIAGGEAAFGAKVEIGSLNTTFTKLSININAMKIGDKDDEFKNLADIDNINFKVRFIPLLSKKVIIDNMSVSGFKWSTARKTSCKLPEKKKKKKSDENSLLAKTMKQIKDKSEAEYNALPSVQKFGEIQEQIKDFSPEGAIDMAGIKSVGKLKDSYVGLMGKYDSYSKTVNGLDTQKQIDSVKESIDKLSKISVKTPADIAVLRENITLLNEQRKSLETTYNDLKNVQAGLSKDIADQQKALKDVNALINQDVDNIASKLSIPSLDFKNVSRTLFGDVWVNKVDSVLYYMSIARKYMPQKSEEDKKKAQAQERLKGREITYPLKGTLPSFWIANISMSGTSGGEGKDIPNPVSFRGVVQNITSDQKLIGKAMTFELYGDNTNQTFKINGKFDRLGNVAQDVITVVMDGVDAAALGVADTDYTPSFAKAKAKINAEFALKGNDYTTKAGVVVTGLTYDAASKNFSGANAATVKYVNALWNGIDSVSVQAKTEIIENKGFNMSFTSNIDSLLGSRFSNIINSAAGDVKDKIRQEVTSYVNDQKKVLQSDADKYKSGLQSELEPKLRDVQKQIDDAKSLIAQKENEIKKQAVSSSGLGSLFSK